The Mixophyes fleayi isolate aMixFle1 chromosome 9, aMixFle1.hap1, whole genome shotgun sequence DNA window CATTCTATACCTTGAATATACTTATCTATTCCATTAACATTTTCAGAGCAACATAAATTTACTTTTGGCTACACTGACAGCAAAATAGACTGATAAAAATTAAACATTGGTCTGGCATCTACGCATACAGTAACCAAAAACACAATACTTTACTATTGGGTATCAGGcaacctccaaaaacatactggtaggttaattggctgataacaaattgaccctagtctgtgtgtgtctctttgtctgtgtgtatctgtgcgcgttaaggaatttagactgtaagccccaatggggcagggcctgatgtgagtgagttctctgtacagcgctgcgtaattagtggcgctatataaataaatggtaataataatcatAGTATCCACTAAACACCAGTTGAGAAGAAATTTACTATACATAGAACATATGGTGTGGTCCTATAGCCCTATACTTGTAAGCAAGGAAGGACTTGTGTCATACCTTATTAGGTACAGCTAGCTGGGGACAGGGTTTCGGGatagaacaatgtattttaaagtaaTCTACTGCACTTCATTGAGGACGGTGTGTTTTATATATGCAACATTGTGTCTGATACAAGGTCTCATATAAACAGGTAATTCTCTAAAAGTTCATCCAACAGGAAAAGTCCTTGTTCtgtataaaaacacatatgtaaatgTCCCTTACCAAGAAAGAATGCGAGGTGTTTGGCAAAGTATTCTAACATTTTATGTGCAGCTGAGAGCAGATCATCCAATAAACGGACTGATCCTGCTGCTGTGCATTAAACTATTTTTCACCACCATCAAAGTCTTATTCCAGTATTTATGAATGCTAGTTACCATTTAATATAGGAAACTTATTTTAGGTCAAGTGGTCTTTTCAGACTGGGATGGTGCCATTTATAGTTGGCCATTCAATACCTTGAGAACTTGTGATGTGTAACATGTGACAAATGAACAACGACACAGTCTGCGGAATTCTCCTGAAGTCTCTGACTCACCTGTGTTCTATATACAAGAGACAAGTTCTCAGTGCAGCTGGTGGCTGCCACAGGGTTCATCCATCACTACTGGTAAAATCAGGGAGACCCCTATGGCTGTCTAGGCCTCTATAGACGACCACCTCTTTTCCAAGCTGTGATTTATCTTACAGCACAGTGGGACCCAGGCTTACCGTTTCCACAAGCACGTGTCAGAAAGGATGTATACAGACTGGCCAGACAATATTTTATCCATATTCAAGACTTAGAATTAACTATCGATATTGTGTAAAGACCGTTTTAAATGCCGGCTAAGTGATATCTAAACATCACATTAAAGAGGACGACCATAACATAAACCAAACTctggacaccagggggtaaattaaGCTGCGGTTTTTGCAAGTCGCTGATATTTGGCGACTTTTCAGGGtgaatttaaaacggcaatgtctttaaatgcaaaactttaaagacattgccgtctTAAATATGCCCTGTAAAGTCACAGAATATCGGTGACTTGCGGAAACCGCAATTAAATACATTCAACCCTAGGAGTATACACGAAGGGGGACCCTACCATCATTTTCAGAAACATACCTTACAAGAGCCTTAGCAGCGCTGTCTTGTTCTTTGAACAGCACATATGCATTCATACTTTTCCTTTTAGGGTGTACTTTCCGGCTAGGGGATAAGAAGAGGGAAATTTTTCGGTACTAGAGTTACAAAAAGACAACCAGGTTTTAGTTTtcagaaaatttaaaaaaagcaacaaGAACAAGAAAACAGAGTCGAACAGGAAGAACAAAAATACAGACAAATATTTGCAGTATTATAAAGCCATGTATGTGACAATGTTCGACTGATCCAGGCCAAATGGTTTGTAAGTTGGAGAAGTCTGATAAATAGGACCGGGTTAAAAAACAGACCAGATACCTATTAGACATCTATGGCTTCTCAAAACAAAATGTATTCAGGGAAGGAGCCCCCAGCCCCATTTGTAAACCAACCACGACCTCTGTTTTCAGTTTTGCTGTCAAACAAAGTCAAAATTTCAACTCACTGAATAGCTGCCACTTTTCTGGACAAGGTGGGATCTGCTCGAGCCTAaatcaaaagaaagaaaaatatttctgaGATCTGACTTGCACTTCAGTTCCTctatggcagtgttggctaacctgtgacactccaggtgctgtgaaactacaagtcccagcatgctttgccaatatatagcagcttattgctggaagggtatgctgggacttgtagtttcacaacacctggagtgtcacaggttagccaatactgcTCTATGGCAACACCTCACACCATTATTTGCCCGTTGCACGATGGAGCATCCAGTaccctaaggggtaaatttatcaagctgcagattttcaacaggtttgaaaagtggagatgttgcctatagcaaccagattctagctatgattttgtagaatgtactaaataaatgataactagaatctgattggttgctataggcaacatctccacttttcaaacctgctggaaactggCAGCTTAGTAACTGTACCCCTAAGACTTTAAAGGTGATATGCTTCGGGGTTCTGGTTGGAACAAACCACTCAGTTGGAGCAGAGTGTATTGGGCAGCTCCTTGCTGCTGGGTAAGCCCCCTGTCAGTGAGGCACTCAGTGGCTGTGTGATGCGACACGTCGTTTTAGGAAACCTTTTATAGAAACGTAATATACAACACATACCACAGAACGGAACCGCATAGATTCAATCTGCCCAAATTCTTTAAAGCAGGTCTTCAGCATctgaaacacaaaagaaaaataaatggtaaaCTAAGAAGGCAGATgctaagattaaaaaaaaataaaaaataaatctatatacatTAGTGCTCTACTGTTCAATCTATTTACCTAAAAAGTCTAGGGTTTAATGGTCAGTATATTTAAACTGAAAGTTGGGTACATAGCGAAGCTGGGAACAGGGTGATGTGTTTGCTATACACAAATACTTCCAGATGAAATATCCTGTATGCAGTATAACACCTTAAATGTCAGTTTACCCATAAGGATATATACAATGCAAAACATTATTGAAAACTGGTGCACACTTACTTGTGCAAATAGTGTGATAACCTACAGTAGCTTTTAAACGTTACTAGGAAAATACTGTTTTTCTAAACGTACACCTATATcgtgcctggccaacctgtggctctccaggtgtggtgaaactacacgtcccagcatgccctgtcagcaaTCATCTgcctatctactggcaaagcatgctgaggcttgtagtttcaccacacctggagagccacaggttggccaggcctgacctATATGTACAAATACAGGCGTGTTTAGGGCTGGAGTCTAGAACATACACACCTGTTTAGTGCAGGTAACAGGCAAATTACCAACAAATACTGTTCTTTTATTTTTCACTCTTTCCCCGGCCATGATCATTTTCTTTTTTGCCTGCTTTGTCACCATGTCTTCATCCTCAAagcttttattgttttttaggTTTTTAACTAGAGAACGTTTTGTCTTTTCGTCGTCATCTGCGTTTGTCAATGCACTTTCCCTACAAGAGAGCACAACAAACATTCTCAACTGTTCAATAACTGCCTCAAGCAATAAGACACTAAGGTCCTTGTCACACAGCTAATGCCAACACTGAGCATGGAACTCATTCAttacttaatatatttattttacactaagGCGCATTATCACCTAAAACAGATTGGATTATCCCACCACAAAGGTCAGATACCTCTTACGGCCTTCAGACAATTCTGTCAGCATTGACTGCAACCATTATTCTCAAGTCATTTCGCTATGCACACAGGTACAATACAGATCTTAGCTGTGTTACGaaaacaatggggggggggggggtcccaatGATTTATACTTAAGTGGGTGGTTGCCGAGTAGAAGCTATATAAGCTCTATAATAATAGATCACACTGTTAGGAGAGTATTTtatgatttaaaatataatgtgcAAGTAGTGTGAACTACTCCCCTTCTCCATTGTCTTGCTCATGTTATTTATATGTGCTACTCTCGCTTGTCATCTTGTGCAATAtcgtttgtttgctgcttcttgttgttttatttatggttgtacttctgcctcacagcactggggtcatgagttcgattcccgaccatggccttatctgtgtggagtttgtatgttctccccatttttgcTGGGGTTGGGTTTCCCCCTccacactaaaaaaaacaaaaccatactagtaggttaattggctgctattaaattgaccttagtctctctctctctatatgtgtgtgtgtctgtctgtgtgtgtgtgtgttagggaatttagactgtaagccccaatggggcagggactgatgcgagagAGTTCTCTGtccatcgctgcggaattagaggcactatataaatagatgatgatgattgcggTAATGTAATTATAGGATAGTTATAATATAACCCCCCGGTGTTCCTCGTTACCTATCTTCCACTCTCTTCTCCGCTACAGATAGCTCCTTCTTTTccgctttgttttttttctcaggtGCCTGAGAAGCAATTGCTGCTGCTTTCCTCTTTGTTGTATCCTCTGCTTCAGTCGCTTTCCTTTTCGTCtataaaacaaatgataaaacTGCATTGTGAACAACGTGGATGGGGGATCAATGAAAAACATAATACTTCAATTTTATAGTGTACCAAAACTAAAAGCATAAAACACAAATCCACAGGCGGCATACTTAGAGAAAACAAAGGCCCGACTGactataaaatgacagatattAACCATTAATAACCTTTAAACACCTATAGCTTAAAACCTGTGAGTGCAGGTTTTAAGCTACACGTCTGTATGAAAAAGTTTCAATGGAGTATGTTTATGAGCAAAAAACACATTGAAGGAGGTAGAGTAAGAGGTCCTGTATGATTCTGATGACTCTTCTTTAAAATTAATCTCTCTgcatgatgttttttttttaaaaaaaaaaaatatcttagaGCAGAATTGAAATGATGGCTTAGAAGATATAATTTGTTGCTGAGGGATTCAAAGTTTAAACTGGACTTCCTCCATCTGTGTTCAGTAATGTGAATGGAGTTTTGTAGAAACTTTGTGATGAGTGTCCCTaggtcaggcttggctaacctgtggctctctaggtgttgtgaaactacaagtcccagcatacccttccagcaataagctcctatatattggcaaagcatgctgggacttgtagcttcacaacacctggagtgccacaggttagccaagcctgccctaGGTTATAGAGGTGTGGACAGTATAGTGCAAAATCAGCCTTAATCAGAACAGATGGCAGGCTGTTCATGTACTGGGAGATAGCCAGTACAGAACAGAAGGTAGTTCCAGCCATTAAGTGAACCTGTCATGTACATACACTGTGAAAGTAGACATCCTctaagctgaaccaatattgatgagaatacagcctatcaagTACTAATAAAATGACTGAACCATGAGGTACACTGAACcccataccttagagatgctatCAGTTAGTGAATGTATAGGCTAAATGTTGATGAAGCCCCCAAAAtgcctgtgtgtaggtgacagttcCACTTTAATAAAAGCGTAGAATACTTACAACTACAACTGGAACATAAAGTGGCTGAACAGCGCAGGCCTTGGTGTCAAAGAGAGATAACAGCGGAGTGACACTCTGATTAGATTTCTTTGAGAACAAGCTGCCCGCTACTTCTCCGGCCACATAGCTCTCAGCTGGGGGTGCAGCTTCCTGGCTTTTCGTTTCAGAACTGGAAAACAATGTAACAATATTGGTTTACTACATAGGACACAGAAAAATACAGCATTGCGAGAAACCCAAACTACTGGGTGAATTATGGGTGTATAGTTGGATGTCTGTACTATTAGCAAATAAAAGTGGTACTGAAGTCGAGCAATAATTTTTGGAAATCGCTAATGACAGAAAAGGTGAATTAAAATGACTGCTTTTAATTGAATTACATAAGGCCAGGCATAGATATCACAAATCTGTAGTCTGTTTAGAGGGTTATCAGTTTTGACAGAGTGaaagcagctattttgtgggctaaacTGATGTTCATGAGAATGCCAGCTTTTCATTTAGTAGAAACCAGGGGATCACTGGGACAAGATAAGTTGTAGGTGGATGGGAGATCTCAAACAGTTCTCACATATAAAGCAGTGGTATAGGAGTTTTAGCATTTATCCCCACTAGCATCCAACTGCAGATTCCTACAATTATACTTTTAGTTCTATCTTAAATCATTAAGCTTAACAAACCTTGAagtaaacagaaaataataaatctAATTTTAAAGCAATATAAAGCTAATGTGAAATGGTTGTCATACAATCTCATTACAAACAAGATTATACTCACGTGGCTTCAGCATCTTTTTtcagctttttaatttttttaggttTGCTTTTCAATCCTTCTTTGCTCATTTTGCTAAGCAGATGTTTACAATTTTGCCGATTTCAAGGACCTACAAAgaccaaaaaatgaaaatactatttAGGAAAATAAAGACTATTAGTAGGTCACAATTCCTCATGTTTCACCtcttttatttagatgctgcactcAGAAGTGACCTGATTAAGTCCTCATGAGACTATACCTCCCCAATAACTTACATTGAGACATGTTTGGCAATCATGAAGTTTACCATTGTAAATTCTACATCATTGGTCTTAAACAGTTTACAGAGCTAAAGTTAGTTAACCCTTCTTGTCAAAGAATTAATTCCTCTCTACCAGCCACTGAACTATTTACCTTGGTTCTGAACTGTAACTGTTGTGCCTACCACCCCTGTACAGTCTACCCTACACAAACTACCTTTAAGTGACAtgtatcatcatcttttatttatatagcgccactaattccgcagtgctgtaccaCATCAGATTCTACCCcagtggggcttacagtctatattccctaacacacacacacacacacacacacacacacacacactagggtcaatatgttttgttagcagccaattaacctaccagtaagttttttggagtggtggaggaaacccacgcaaacacagggagaacatacaaactcctcacagataaggccatggtcgggaattgaactcatgacctcagtgctgtaaggcagaagtgctaaccactgagccaccatggaAGGAAAGAAAAGAGTTCACACAGAGAACATGCATGTGTTTGGGGGACAAAAAAAGCAGACAGACAACAGCTTAGGGACATAAATCATAGCATATGCAGGTAATGGAGCATCACCAGTTGTTGTTTGCAACAGTAAACAATGGAGGAGGACCTGACTTGATGAACTGAATAAAGTAGTATAGAAGGTGGAGGGGACTAGTGGGAGAACAGTATAAGGCAGGGAtaggcaacctgcagctctccaggtgttttgtgaaactacaagtcccagcatgctttgccagtagataaccagcagataggtggcaaggcatgctgggatttgtagtttcataaaacacctggagagccccaggttgcctacccctggtataAGGAAAGGTTATTCATGCAGATTGTTAAGAGAAGTAGAGAGCACAAGGACACTAAAGCAGAATTTACACAATCAATCTTCAAGATTACTGTTTATTGACAGAATCTCATATATTGTATTTATCCCCCAGCTCCTCATACATCATCACATTAACTCTCCTTGTAGGCAGACACCATGTGGCTCTCTGGCAGTTGTGGCACAACAAGTCccagggtgcccagcagctgGAGAGCCCCATGTTACATAATCCtgctttatatattatacagaccAACCCCTCCTACATCCAGCACCCCAGCACCCACATACAGAGTGTAGACCAACATGTGTGTAACCCGTATGCTGCACTCACCACTAGTTCATTCCATGTGCGCCTGTTGCTCTCTTACTACTTCCGGGTCTCCGgacaggttttttttctctcagtTCAACAAACTTTATCAacagctcctttttttttttacacacattggCAATGCTTTGGTCTGTAGCATTATTGTCTACAGACGTTATCAGTTGCTCTGTTTTAAAAGAAATCTGATATTGCATCATTATTATTTCGGCCAATGCTTTCACtttaaaagggattttttttgtaaACGTTGGTTGGAAAACGAAAAATGTACAaatttacaaagaaaaaataaaaatcaacctATTAGTTACCACCATTGCTAGAAAGACATGACCAGGTCATGCaggttacaaaaaaatataatctgGGGGCAAACTGGTGGAGGGGCCAGTCAGAGAAGGTGGTGAGCAGGGGGGCTTattgcaggggtcagggaacttttttttaataccttttaccccaaa harbors:
- the RBM34 gene encoding RNA-binding protein 34, translating into MSKEGLKSKPKKIKKLKKDAEATSETKSQEAAPPAESYVAGEVAGSLFSKKSNQSVTPLLSLFDTKACAVQPLYVPVVVTKRKATEAEDTTKRKAAAIASQAPEKKNKAEKKELSVAEKRVEDRESALTNADDDEKTKRSLVKNLKNNKSFEDEDMVTKQAKKKMIMAGERVKNKRTVFVGNLPVTCTKQMLKTCFKEFGQIESMRFRSVARADPTLSRKVAAIHRKVHPKRKSMNAYVLFKEQDSAAKALVRNGNEISNGFHIRVDLASKGSSHDKKKSVFVGNLPYDIEDEALREHFSECGTVEGVRIIRDHHSGIGKGFGYVLFQGSDAVQLALKLENSDLMGRKLRVKRCLTDESQRTQKKASFKPSESLKKGQLQKKNTFVGETADGTKTKKKKPKMKKKKGDF